The Silvanigrella paludirubra genome includes a window with the following:
- a CDS encoding FeoA family protein produces MFSKLVLKGTTLKTSEALKSASSQAIFPLSSLKKGERAEVVQITEEHLGKDNILPKGELERRLLEMGFVEGTEVTLQHEGFIKKDPMAVLIRVCSLVAIRRKEAQAILVRKLP; encoded by the coding sequence ATGTTTTCTAAATTGGTTCTTAAGGGAACTACTTTAAAGACGAGTGAGGCTTTAAAAAGTGCCTCCTCTCAGGCCATTTTTCCTTTAAGCTCATTAAAAAAAGGAGAAAGAGCTGAAGTCGTTCAAATTACAGAAGAACATTTAGGAAAAGATAATATATTGCCAAAAGGTGAATTAGAACGTCGATTGCTTGAAATGGGATTTGTTGAAGGAACCGAAGTTACATTGCAGCATGAAGGATTCATTAAAAAAGACCCTATGGCTGTTTTAATTCGTGTTTGTTCATTAGTTGCCATTCGTAGAAAAGAAGCTCAAGCTATTTTAGTTAGGAAATTACCTTAA
- a CDS encoding sugar ABC transporter permease, whose product MNLTLNKIIENLKFDANHFLLQSFKKNIRQYTMVIALLVIWVTFTFLTGSLFLSPRNLSNLFLQSATIGVLAIGMTMVLVAGHLDLSVGSVAGFIGAAAAILQVNYNWPTIPTVLAAILIGAIVGLWHGFWVAYRKIPAFIVTLASMIAFRGAILGITEGRTIGPMNDSFKAFGQGYVPTFLFSPATQLDSLGNVVKNNFGDPITGFHFLLNGKFYAGDAPPFNDVSILIAILCIFIFVYLQIKKRKSRIKYGFEVLPYPLEILKLVFFSIIIAAFFSIMAFYMGIPYAVLIAFGLAVLFSIVTNNTVFGRHLYAMGGNLEAAKLSGIHIKKRTLSVFVLMGSLAAVAGIILTARLNAATTSAGQNFELDAISAAIIGGTSTMGGVGTIFGAIIGALVMASLDNGMSLMNLDVTWQYIVKGSILLLAVWVDIATRKKN is encoded by the coding sequence ATGAACTTAACACTAAATAAAATAATTGAAAATTTGAAATTTGATGCAAATCATTTTTTACTTCAATCATTTAAAAAAAATATTCGTCAATATACAATGGTTATTGCGTTACTTGTTATTTGGGTTACTTTTACTTTTTTAACGGGATCATTATTTCTTTCTCCGCGTAATTTATCTAATTTATTTTTACAAAGTGCTACTATAGGTGTTTTAGCCATAGGTATGACAATGGTTCTTGTTGCGGGCCATCTCGATTTATCTGTCGGATCTGTTGCTGGTTTTATAGGAGCTGCGGCAGCAATTTTACAAGTAAATTATAATTGGCCAACAATTCCTACAGTTCTTGCGGCTATTTTAATAGGTGCTATTGTTGGATTATGGCATGGCTTTTGGGTGGCTTATAGAAAAATACCAGCTTTTATTGTTACTTTAGCGAGTATGATAGCCTTTCGAGGGGCAATTTTAGGAATTACAGAGGGTAGGACAATTGGTCCTATGAATGATTCTTTTAAAGCCTTTGGACAAGGGTATGTTCCAACCTTTTTATTTTCTCCTGCAACCCAATTAGACTCCTTAGGTAACGTTGTTAAAAATAATTTTGGAGATCCCATAACAGGATTTCATTTTTTATTAAACGGAAAATTTTATGCAGGAGATGCCCCTCCTTTTAATGACGTTTCTATTTTAATTGCAATTTTATGCATATTTATTTTTGTTTATCTTCAAATTAAAAAAAGAAAATCAAGAATAAAATATGGATTTGAAGTGTTACCTTATCCTTTAGAAATATTAAAACTTGTCTTTTTTTCAATCATAATAGCAGCCTTTTTCTCTATAATGGCATTTTATATGGGAATACCTTATGCAGTGCTTATTGCATTTGGACTTGCCGTTTTATTTTCTATTGTAACCAATAACACTGTTTTTGGCAGACATCTTTATGCTATGGGCGGAAATTTAGAGGCTGCTAAATTATCTGGAATTCATATTAAAAAAAGAACTTTAAGTGTTTTTGTATTAATGGGATCATTGGCTGCTGTTGCCGGAATTATTTTAACAGCGCGATTAAATGCGGCAACAACCTCAGCTGGGCAAAATTTTGAATTAGATGCCATATCGGCGGCTATTATTGGTGGAACAAGTACCATGGGTGGGGTTGGAACCATATTTGGTGCAATCATTGGTGCATTGGTAATGGCAAGTTTGGATAATGGAATGAGTCTGATGAACTTGGATGTCACTTGGCAATATATTGTAAAAGGAAGCATTTTACTTTTGGCAGTTTGGGTTGATATTGCAACAAGAAAAAAGAATTAA
- the ppdK gene encoding pyruvate, phosphate dikinase — protein MKFVYFFGCGVADGNASMKAELGGKGANLAEMTSLKLPVPAGFTISTKVCLDFLKEEGNFSPEVKKQVEESLRKTEEAMGAKFADPINPLLVSVRSGARVSMPGMMDTVLNLGLNPSTVEALAKKSANPRFAYDSYRRFIQMYSNVVKELDSHYMEDCLENYKKNKGYHEDTSLSAEDLKSLCLSFKQIYHKHLGEDFPENPFEQLWSAIGAVFKSWNCNRAKKYREIHSIPNDWGTAVNVCSMVYGNMGNDSGTGVCFTRDPSTGENIFYGEYLINAQGEDVVAGIRTPKTLSLLEKEMPEVFVQLQDVRKKLEKHYRDVQDIEFTIQEGKLYLLQTRNAKRTTQAALKIAIDFAKEGTLTKEEALLRVNPQDLDKLLHPTLDPRAHKQVIAKGLPASPGAVSGRAVFTAIEAESWAARGELVILVRDETSPEDIGGMYASQGFLTARGGMTSHAAVVARQMGKCCVAGCSSLTISQSHKSVKVSGIEVLEGDWITLDGSTGEVMLGKVETKNAELSGDFNTFMDWAKECRKMKIRANADTPRDAIYARSFGAEGIGLCRTEHMFFDESRLPYVRQMILAKNAQERKEALEKLLPFQREDFVSILSAMEGFEVTIRLLDPPLHEFLPHTDKDMMSLSNQLGLSAEDIKQRVKALYEANPMLGHRGCRLGISHPEIYEMQVKAIVEAVEKCRAQGKKVYPEIMIPLVGIAQELKWLRDRLSKLAPQIPFGTMIEVPRAALVADKISQYADFFSFGTNDLTQTTYGFSRDDSAPFLRVYKQEAILHEDPFAVLDQEGVGQLIKMATELGRKTNPSLKVGICGEHGGEPSSVKFCHSMGLNYVSCSPFRIPIAMLASAQAAIEQNSSKK, from the coding sequence ATGAAATTTGTTTACTTTTTTGGTTGCGGAGTCGCCGACGGTAATGCCTCTATGAAAGCAGAATTAGGTGGTAAAGGTGCAAATTTAGCAGAAATGACGTCTTTAAAACTTCCTGTTCCTGCTGGTTTTACTATCTCTACAAAGGTTTGTTTAGACTTTTTAAAAGAAGAAGGAAACTTTTCTCCTGAAGTAAAAAAGCAAGTTGAAGAATCTCTTAGAAAAACTGAGGAGGCAATGGGTGCAAAATTTGCAGATCCCATCAACCCTTTGCTTGTAAGTGTACGTTCTGGGGCAAGGGTATCCATGCCAGGTATGATGGATACGGTTCTTAATTTAGGACTGAATCCTTCCACTGTAGAAGCGTTAGCAAAAAAATCAGCAAATCCTCGTTTTGCTTATGATTCTTACAGAAGATTTATTCAAATGTATTCGAATGTTGTAAAAGAATTAGATTCTCACTACATGGAAGACTGTCTTGAAAATTACAAAAAAAACAAAGGTTATCATGAAGATACAAGTCTTTCTGCAGAAGATTTAAAGTCGTTGTGTCTTTCCTTTAAACAAATTTATCATAAACATTTGGGAGAAGATTTCCCAGAGAATCCTTTTGAGCAACTTTGGTCCGCCATAGGCGCTGTTTTTAAAAGTTGGAATTGCAATAGAGCTAAAAAATATCGTGAAATTCACTCCATTCCAAATGATTGGGGAACTGCAGTAAATGTTTGTTCTATGGTTTATGGAAATATGGGCAATGACTCTGGAACAGGGGTTTGTTTTACAAGAGATCCCTCAACGGGAGAAAATATTTTCTACGGTGAATATTTAATCAATGCTCAAGGAGAAGATGTCGTTGCGGGTATTCGTACTCCAAAAACTCTTTCTTTATTAGAAAAAGAAATGCCAGAAGTTTTTGTTCAGCTTCAAGATGTTAGAAAAAAATTAGAAAAACATTATAGAGATGTTCAAGATATAGAATTTACCATTCAAGAAGGTAAGCTATATTTATTGCAGACAAGAAATGCAAAAAGAACAACACAGGCAGCTTTAAAAATTGCAATTGATTTTGCTAAAGAAGGAACACTTACGAAAGAAGAAGCCTTATTACGAGTGAATCCACAAGATTTAGATAAACTATTGCACCCAACCCTCGATCCAAGGGCTCATAAACAAGTAATTGCGAAAGGTTTGCCAGCTTCTCCAGGAGCTGTTTCTGGTCGTGCCGTATTTACTGCGATTGAAGCAGAAAGCTGGGCAGCTCGTGGCGAGCTTGTTATTTTAGTTCGTGACGAAACCTCACCTGAAGATATTGGTGGAATGTATGCTTCTCAGGGCTTTTTAACAGCACGTGGTGGTATGACTTCACATGCAGCTGTTGTGGCGCGTCAAATGGGTAAATGTTGTGTAGCAGGCTGTTCTTCGCTTACTATTTCTCAATCACATAAATCTGTAAAAGTTTCAGGAATTGAAGTTTTAGAAGGGGATTGGATCACTTTAGACGGCTCTACTGGCGAAGTCATGCTTGGAAAAGTGGAGACAAAAAATGCAGAACTTAGTGGTGACTTTAATACCTTCATGGATTGGGCTAAAGAATGTAGAAAAATGAAAATTAGAGCCAATGCAGATACTCCTCGAGATGCTATTTATGCAAGAAGTTTTGGCGCTGAAGGAATTGGTTTATGCCGAACCGAACATATGTTCTTTGATGAAAGCAGACTTCCTTATGTGAGACAAATGATTCTCGCTAAAAATGCTCAAGAAAGAAAAGAAGCTCTTGAAAAATTGTTACCTTTTCAACGTGAAGATTTTGTAAGTATTTTAAGTGCAATGGAAGGCTTTGAGGTAACAATACGTTTATTAGATCCTCCACTGCATGAGTTTTTGCCTCACACAGACAAAGATATGATGAGTTTATCTAATCAATTAGGATTGTCTGCTGAAGATATCAAACAAAGAGTTAAAGCATTATATGAAGCGAATCCTATGCTTGGGCATAGAGGTTGTAGATTAGGTATTTCTCACCCTGAAATTTATGAAATGCAAGTGAAAGCAATTGTTGAAGCTGTTGAAAAATGCCGTGCTCAAGGGAAAAAAGTTTATCCTGAAATCATGATTCCCCTTGTTGGGATTGCTCAAGAATTGAAATGGTTACGAGATAGATTATCTAAACTAGCACCACAAATTCCTTTTGGAACCATGATTGAGGTTCCAAGAGCGGCTCTTGTAGCAGATAAAATTTCACAATATGCCGATTTTTTTAGCTTTGGCACAAATGATTTAACACAAACGACATATGGTTTTAGCCGCGATGATTCCGCTCCCTTTTTAAGAGTTTATAAACAAGAAGCTATTTTGCATGAAGATCCTTTTGCTGTGCTTGATCAAGAAGGAGTTGGTCAGCTCATAAAAATGGCTACGGAATTAGGAAGAAAGACGAATCCTTCTTTAAAAGTAGGAATTTGTGGGGAGCATGGAGGAGAGCCTTCCAGTGTTAAATTTTGTCATTCCATGGGGCTAAATTATGTAAGTTGTTCACCTTTTCGTATTCCAATCGCAATGCTAGCTTCGGCTCAGGCGGCAATCGAACAGAATTCAAGTAAAAAATAA
- a CDS encoding sugar MFS transporter produces the protein MVSAVKYTQPKEPHVLQKKQNHNVAIGVVSTLFFLFGFITCLNDILVPHLKEVFSLNYTESMLVQFTFFGAYFLISWPASKLISKYGYKKSFIIGLSLTALGCLSFIFSAKISIYLVFLCGLFVLASGIVILQVAANPYLTILGGPERASSRLIFAQGLNSLGTTIAPIIGSALILSVAMLSKDELLKLPESEVVAYHTAQASAVQLPYFGLACFAIMIAVALAFFKFPNDKIEVSSALKNETKDFKLFDHPKLVLGTLAIFAYVGAEVAIGSLMVNFIASPTVGNMSLKDAGDKLSLYWGGAMVGRFVGSFITTKFKTNKVLFVHGVVASILVLFTIFGSGHFALYSIIAVGLFNSIMFPSIFVLSTQNLGKFMEKGSGIICMAIVGGAIIPMIQGYIADNGGLHLSYIVPLICYVYIAVFALKVKSNN, from the coding sequence ATGGTCTCAGCTGTGAAGTACACTCAGCCTAAAGAGCCGCATGTTTTGCAAAAAAAGCAAAATCATAATGTTGCCATTGGTGTTGTTTCTACCTTGTTTTTTCTATTTGGTTTTATTACTTGCCTAAATGATATTTTAGTTCCTCATTTAAAAGAGGTTTTCTCTTTAAATTATACAGAATCCATGTTAGTTCAGTTCACTTTTTTTGGTGCTTATTTTTTAATTTCTTGGCCTGCAAGTAAATTAATTTCAAAATACGGCTATAAAAAAAGTTTTATCATAGGACTTTCTTTAACAGCTTTAGGTTGTTTATCCTTTATTTTTTCCGCCAAAATTTCTATTTATTTAGTGTTTTTATGTGGCTTGTTTGTACTAGCTAGTGGCATCGTTATATTACAAGTTGCAGCAAATCCATATTTAACTATTTTAGGTGGTCCAGAAAGAGCTTCTAGTAGACTTATTTTTGCGCAAGGCTTGAATTCCTTAGGTACAACAATTGCACCTATTATTGGCTCTGCTTTAATTTTATCTGTAGCAATGCTTTCTAAAGACGAGCTCTTAAAATTACCAGAATCTGAGGTTGTTGCTTATCACACTGCTCAGGCAAGCGCTGTTCAGCTTCCTTATTTTGGACTTGCTTGTTTTGCTATTATGATAGCAGTAGCTCTCGCCTTCTTTAAATTTCCAAACGACAAGATAGAAGTATCTTCTGCTCTAAAAAATGAGACAAAAGATTTTAAATTATTTGATCATCCAAAACTTGTTTTGGGAACCTTGGCTATTTTTGCTTATGTTGGTGCAGAAGTTGCCATTGGTAGTTTAATGGTAAACTTTATTGCTTCTCCAACTGTTGGAAATATGAGTCTAAAAGACGCGGGCGATAAACTCAGTTTATACTGGGGCGGAGCAATGGTAGGTCGTTTTGTTGGTTCTTTTATCACAACAAAATTTAAAACAAATAAAGTTTTATTTGTGCATGGTGTTGTTGCATCTATTTTAGTATTATTTACAATATTTGGATCGGGGCATTTTGCATTATATAGTATTATTGCTGTTGGTTTATTTAATTCCATTATGTTCCCATCCATTTTTGTATTAAGTACACAAAATCTCGGAAAGTTCATGGAAAAAGGTTCTGGAATTATATGCATGGCTATTGTTGGTGGTGCAATTATTCCAATGATACAAGGATATATTGCTGATAATGGTGGTCTCCATTTAAGTTATATCGTACCTTTAATCTGTTATGTTTATATTGCTGTATTTGCATTAAAAGTGAAGTCAAATAATTAA
- the feoB gene encoding ferrous iron transport protein B: MSSNSFINPRIALVGNPNCGKTALFNALTGARQKVANYSGVTVEKKEGVFVGPQGTKVRVLDLPGTYSLRARSPDEAVTRDIVLGKFVDESVPDAIVCVADATNLHLGLRLVLELKKVGKPIILALNMMDVAKKRGYDIDLNILSKEIGVPVIPTIAIKKNGINDLVVAVEKEIEKYSAENTPNNNSNMQWKEPVAQEVRAYHREVERILCAAHRKQGLASEWTKKLDSILLHPVLGILTLFAILFVVFQAVFILPEYPKELIESGMASLQAWIGHVMPDGALKSLINDGVIAGVGGVLVFVPQIITLFFFILLLEDSGYMARAAFLMDKLMGGVGLHGKAFIPLLSSFACAIPGIMSARTIENKNDRLITILIAPLMTCSARLPVYTLIIAAFIPSVTLFGFANSQGLVMFGLYVSGILAGLIVAFILKTFFLKGELHPLLMELPTYKLPRIKNVALGLFERSVIFIRRAGTIILALMIIIWFLSTYPAPPANATDPAIDYSFAGMIGKFFEPILTPIGFNWQIAIALIPGMAAREVAVAALGTVYSISGNEEAVHQGLASAISHSWGLPTALAFLTWYIFAPQCASTLAVAKRETNSWIWPTIMFTYLIGLAYFAAFVVFNVTKYFVG; encoded by the coding sequence ATGTCATCAAATTCATTTATAAACCCAAGAATTGCGTTGGTTGGAAATCCAAACTGTGGAAAAACAGCACTTTTTAATGCTTTAACAGGTGCACGTCAAAAAGTTGCAAATTACTCAGGCGTTACTGTAGAGAAAAAAGAAGGAGTTTTTGTTGGGCCACAAGGAACAAAAGTTCGTGTTTTAGACTTACCTGGGACCTATAGTTTAAGAGCTCGTAGTCCAGACGAGGCGGTTACACGAGATATCGTTTTAGGAAAATTTGTTGATGAATCTGTTCCAGACGCCATTGTCTGTGTTGCTGATGCAACAAATCTTCATTTAGGGCTCCGACTTGTATTAGAATTAAAAAAAGTGGGAAAACCAATTATTTTAGCTTTAAACATGATGGATGTTGCTAAAAAAAGAGGATATGACATTGACTTAAATATTCTTTCTAAAGAAATTGGAGTTCCCGTAATTCCAACAATAGCGATTAAAAAAAATGGGATCAATGATCTTGTTGTCGCAGTTGAAAAAGAAATTGAAAAATATTCTGCTGAAAATACTCCAAATAATAATTCTAATATGCAATGGAAAGAGCCTGTAGCCCAAGAAGTTCGTGCTTACCATAGAGAAGTCGAAAGAATATTATGCGCTGCCCATAGAAAACAAGGGCTAGCGTCAGAATGGACAAAAAAATTAGATTCTATATTATTACACCCTGTTTTAGGTATTTTAACTTTATTTGCCATTTTGTTTGTTGTTTTCCAAGCTGTATTTATTCTTCCAGAATATCCAAAAGAACTAATTGAATCTGGAATGGCGTCATTACAAGCCTGGATAGGACATGTTATGCCTGACGGGGCTCTAAAAAGTTTAATTAATGATGGCGTTATTGCTGGTGTAGGCGGTGTTCTTGTATTTGTTCCTCAAATTATTACATTATTCTTTTTTATATTATTACTAGAAGATTCTGGATACATGGCGCGGGCTGCTTTTTTAATGGATAAATTAATGGGCGGTGTGGGCTTACATGGGAAAGCTTTTATTCCTTTATTATCTAGTTTCGCATGTGCAATACCTGGCATTATGTCTGCCAGAACAATTGAAAATAAAAATGATAGACTCATAACAATTTTAATTGCGCCTCTTATGACATGTTCTGCTCGTTTACCAGTTTATACATTAATTATTGCTGCTTTTATTCCATCTGTTACCTTGTTTGGTTTTGCCAATTCCCAGGGACTTGTGATGTTTGGGCTTTATGTAAGTGGTATTCTAGCTGGATTAATTGTAGCCTTTATTTTGAAAACCTTTTTCCTAAAAGGGGAGCTACACCCACTTTTAATGGAATTACCAACATATAAATTACCACGAATTAAAAATGTAGCTCTTGGTTTATTTGAACGTTCCGTTATTTTTATAAGAAGAGCAGGAACAATTATTTTAGCTTTAATGATTATAATTTGGTTTTTAAGTACTTACCCAGCTCCGCCAGCAAATGCTACAGATCCAGCAATAGATTATTCTTTTGCGGGAATGATTGGAAAATTCTTTGAACCTATTTTGACTCCAATTGGTTTTAATTGGCAAATTGCGATTGCTCTCATTCCTGGTATGGCTGCTCGTGAAGTGGCAGTAGCAGCACTGGGAACCGTATATTCCATTAGTGGTAACGAGGAAGCGGTTCATCAAGGGCTTGCTTCTGCAATCTCACATTCTTGGGGTTTACCAACTGCTCTAGCCTTTTTAACTTGGTATATTTTTGCACCACAATGCGCTTCAACGCTTGCCGTTGCAAAAAGAGAAACAAATTCTTGGATATGGCCAACAATTATGTTTACTTACTTAATTGGATTAGCTTACTTTGCTGCTTTTGTTGTCTTTAATGTAACAAAGTATTTTGTAGGTTAA
- a CDS encoding proline dehydrogenase family protein, giving the protein MGSIPFYAKRFVSGSNFEEAFSVVEKLNDKKICVTLDVLGENIKDKPQALKFVEEYDLLLKRIAEKPRDCYVSIKLTMLGLDIDHEFCYENLSRILSIADEKKIRVALDMEGTDYTERTIAMYERAAKEFTSPEIVLQAYLLRTEEDINRIIAANGKIRLCKGAYKEPQEKALQKMPLIVENYKKLIQKLLLNGKRVCIASHDDEIIEFCINFIENNNIPKDRYEFQMLYGMREKTWSRIREKGHNMTIYVPYGEDWQAYYTRRLAERKENVFFVLKNLFRS; this is encoded by the coding sequence ATGGGAAGCATACCATTCTACGCAAAAAGATTTGTATCAGGATCTAACTTTGAAGAAGCTTTCAGTGTAGTTGAAAAACTAAACGATAAAAAAATCTGCGTTACCTTAGATGTCCTTGGCGAAAATATTAAAGACAAGCCACAAGCCCTTAAATTTGTTGAAGAGTACGATCTATTATTAAAACGTATCGCAGAAAAACCACGAGATTGCTATGTTTCTATTAAACTAACAATGCTTGGACTCGATATTGATCATGAATTTTGCTACGAAAATCTTTCCAGAATTTTATCTATTGCCGATGAAAAGAAAATTCGTGTTGCTTTAGACATGGAAGGAACAGACTATACAGAACGTACAATTGCTATGTACGAACGTGCTGCAAAAGAATTTACAAGCCCTGAAATTGTACTTCAAGCTTATTTATTAAGAACAGAAGAGGATATCAATCGTATTATTGCTGCAAATGGAAAAATCCGTTTATGCAAAGGTGCTTATAAAGAACCACAAGAAAAAGCCCTTCAAAAAATGCCCCTCATTGTTGAAAATTATAAAAAATTAATTCAAAAACTTTTACTAAATGGCAAAAGAGTTTGCATTGCAAGTCATGATGATGAAATAATTGAATTTTGTATTAATTTTATTGAAAATAATAACATTCCTAAAGACAGATATGAATTTCAAATGCTCTATGGAATGCGTGAAAAGACATGGTCTCGCATCAGAGAAAAAGGACATAATATGACAATTTATGTTCCATATGGTGAAGATTGGCAAGCATATTACACAAGAAGATTAGCAGAAAGAAAAGAAAACGTATTTTTTGTTTTAAAGAATCTTTTTAGATCTTAA
- a CDS encoding xylose ABC transporter ATP-binding protein: MNHFALEMKNIVKSFGNVKALSKVNFSVKKGTIHALCGENGAGKSTLMKILSGFYPNDSYEGEIFIDNLLQNFSGTIDSENAGIAIIYQELALVKEMTVCENIFLGHEITKGLFIDWDLAYSKTKDILKEVKLNVNPSAKVSSLGVGEQQLVEIAKAIAKNANILILDEPTAALTEIEANNLLEIIKELRVKGKTCIYISHRLKEVFQIADHITILRDGRTISSDLVKELNEEKLISKMVGRELTNIFPREKREFGKTIFKVKNWTVLHPETGLKVIDNVSFQINKGEIIGISGLMGAGRTELAMSIFGAWGKVTSGELFIEGKKVTIQNESDAIESGLALVSEDRKRFGLVLGMDIKENTTLSSIEKISNYGFMDKNKEIFSTRKFVGDLKIKTNTIEQFVGNLSGGNQQKVVLSKWLMTKPKILILDEPTRGIDVGAKSEIYNIMNQLLDQGILCIIMISSELPEILGMSDRILVMHNGKISGDILQKNANQETIMQYATGHLS; the protein is encoded by the coding sequence TTGAATCATTTTGCATTAGAAATGAAAAATATTGTTAAGAGTTTTGGAAACGTAAAGGCATTATCAAAAGTGAATTTTTCTGTTAAAAAAGGAACAATTCATGCCTTATGCGGAGAAAATGGGGCAGGAAAATCTACATTAATGAAAATATTAAGTGGATTTTATCCAAATGATTCCTATGAAGGCGAAATTTTTATAGATAATCTTTTACAAAATTTTTCAGGAACAATAGATAGTGAAAATGCAGGAATAGCAATCATTTACCAAGAGCTCGCTTTAGTAAAAGAGATGACCGTCTGTGAAAATATTTTTTTGGGACATGAAATTACCAAAGGTTTATTTATAGATTGGGATTTAGCTTACTCTAAAACAAAAGATATTTTGAAAGAAGTAAAATTAAATGTAAATCCATCTGCAAAAGTTTCAAGCTTAGGTGTAGGAGAACAACAATTAGTTGAAATTGCAAAAGCAATTGCAAAAAATGCGAATATATTAATTTTAGATGAACCTACTGCTGCTCTTACTGAAATAGAAGCTAATAATTTACTTGAAATTATAAAAGAATTAAGAGTCAAGGGAAAAACTTGTATCTATATTTCCCATAGATTAAAAGAAGTTTTTCAAATAGCAGATCACATTACAATTCTTCGTGATGGTAGAACAATTTCAAGTGATCTTGTAAAAGAATTAAACGAAGAAAAGTTAATTTCAAAAATGGTTGGACGTGAATTAACTAATATTTTTCCTAGAGAAAAAAGAGAATTTGGGAAAACTATTTTTAAAGTTAAAAATTGGACCGTGTTGCATCCTGAAACGGGATTAAAAGTAATAGATAATGTTAGTTTTCAAATAAATAAAGGTGAAATTATTGGTATCTCTGGTCTCATGGGCGCAGGGCGTACTGAATTAGCAATGAGTATATTTGGTGCATGGGGTAAGGTAACAAGTGGTGAATTGTTTATTGAAGGAAAAAAAGTAACAATTCAAAATGAATCCGATGCTATTGAATCTGGCCTTGCTTTAGTATCTGAAGACAGAAAACGTTTTGGTCTTGTTTTAGGCATGGATATAAAAGAAAATACAACCCTTTCTAGTATAGAAAAAATTTCTAATTATGGATTTATGGATAAAAATAAAGAAATATTTTCTACTCGTAAATTTGTTGGCGATTTAAAAATTAAAACAAATACAATTGAACAATTTGTTGGTAATTTAAGTGGTGGAAATCAACAAAAAGTTGTTTTATCAAAATGGTTAATGACAAAACCAAAAATATTAATTTTAGATGAACCTACGCGAGGAATTGATGTGGGGGCTAAATCTGAAATTTATAATATTATGAATCAATTATTAGACCAAGGGATTTTATGTATAATAATGATATCTTCTGAATTACCTGAAATATTAGGGATGAGTGATAGAATTTTAGTAATGCATAATGGAAAAATTTCGGGAGATATATTGCAAAAAAATGCGAATCAAGAAACTATTATGCAATATGCAACTGGTCATTTGTCATAG
- a CDS encoding sugar ABC transporter substrate-binding protein, whose translation MNKLSRHSFVFLSIVGLTFSFSAYSKEIRIGVSLPTQRDIGWVRYKQGLEDAAKKSGAKIFIQVADQDASVQASQVDNLLSQKIDILILAPQDAAAAAALVTTAHKAGVKVISLDRLVLNSNLDMYVSFNNVKIGELQGEYIAKNLSKGNIVLLSGAPTDNNSKLLKDGALVHLQPRIKNGNFKVVTEQPITDWQPSVAQKIMENSLTANKNNIQAVIAPNDNTAGAVVQALAAQKLTGKVFVTGQDGELTAAQRIVAGTQSMTVYKDQKKLAAEAIKVAMEMAENKSVNTNGKTNNGKIDVPSVLLAPIVVDKNNLDKEMIQSGLFKKEEVYKYIK comes from the coding sequence ATGAATAAGCTTTCACGCCACTCATTTGTCTTCCTTTCAATCGTTGGATTAACATTTTCTTTTTCTGCATATTCAAAAGAAATTCGTATTGGTGTTTCTTTACCTACACAACGAGATATTGGTTGGGTAAGATATAAACAAGGTCTTGAAGACGCTGCAAAAAAAAGTGGTGCTAAAATATTTATTCAAGTTGCCGACCAAGATGCCTCCGTTCAAGCTTCCCAAGTTGATAATTTACTTTCTCAAAAAATAGATATTTTAATATTAGCACCTCAAGATGCAGCAGCAGCTGCTGCTCTTGTAACGACTGCGCATAAAGCAGGAGTAAAAGTAATTTCTCTTGATCGTCTCGTATTAAATTCAAATCTTGATATGTATGTTTCATTTAATAACGTAAAAATTGGAGAGCTTCAAGGAGAGTATATTGCTAAAAACCTTTCCAAAGGCAATATTGTGTTACTTTCTGGAGCACCTACAGATAACAATTCTAAATTACTTAAAGACGGTGCTTTAGTTCATTTACAACCACGAATAAAAAATGGGAATTTTAAAGTTGTTACCGAACAACCAATTACAGATTGGCAGCCCAGTGTGGCTCAAAAAATTATGGAAAACTCTTTAACAGCTAATAAAAATAATATTCAAGCTGTAATTGCTCCAAATGATAATACAGCAGGAGCGGTTGTTCAGGCTCTAGCAGCTCAAAAATTAACCGGTAAAGTATTTGTAACTGGACAAGATGGAGAACTTACTGCTGCCCAGAGAATTGTTGCTGGAACACAATCCATGACGGTTTATAAAGATCAAAAGAAATTAGCTGCTGAAGCAATTAAAGTTGCTATGGAAATGGCAGAAAATAAATCTGTGAATACAAACGGTAAAACAAATAATGGAAAAATAGATGTTCCTTCCGTTCTTTTAGCTCCTATTGTTGTAGATAAAAATAATCTTGATAAAGAAATGATTCAATCTGGTTTATTTAAAAAAGAAGAAGTTTATAAATATATTAAATAA